The proteins below are encoded in one region of Candidatus Palauibacter soopunensis:
- a CDS encoding TonB C-terminal domain-containing protein yields MNLRGGTEGGRWRAWRRGGPQRHGRPPRRAVYGSLCFHGGLAVLAVFGDAVIRPAELPRTYRVNMVAFAPEDAPIRLDPSPPEVAEEENRPPPPEPTPDPVPQVETPTVEAEVQVEREAEPEPARTEEVGEEVLSIRIAGEASAWPEYGENIIRQIQRRWRPPVGARELRAEVYFIIHRDGRVTGFEWVARSGSLVFDTQAMGAVESAGRDRAFGPLPDDFPADALAVSFFFDPSVR; encoded by the coding sequence ATGAATCTGCGCGGAGGGACGGAAGGCGGGCGTTGGCGCGCATGGCGACGCGGAGGGCCGCAGCGTCACGGGCGTCCACCCCGGCGGGCCGTGTATGGCTCGCTCTGCTTCCACGGCGGTCTCGCGGTCCTCGCCGTGTTCGGCGACGCGGTGATCCGCCCGGCCGAACTGCCCAGGACATACCGGGTGAACATGGTCGCGTTCGCTCCGGAGGATGCGCCGATCCGCCTCGATCCCTCGCCACCCGAGGTCGCGGAGGAGGAGAACCGGCCGCCTCCGCCCGAACCGACGCCCGATCCGGTGCCGCAGGTGGAGACGCCCACGGTGGAGGCCGAGGTACAGGTCGAACGCGAGGCGGAGCCGGAACCCGCGCGGACCGAGGAAGTCGGCGAGGAAGTTCTCAGTATCCGGATCGCCGGCGAAGCCTCGGCCTGGCCCGAATACGGGGAGAACATCATCCGGCAGATCCAGCGCCGTTGGCGGCCTCCCGTCGGCGCGCGCGAGCTTCGGGCCGAGGTCTACTTCATCATCCACCGGGACGGGCGGGTGACGGGGTTCGAGTGGGTGGCGAGATCCGGGAGCCTGGTCTTCGACACCCAGGCGATGGGGGCCGTGGAATCGGCGGGCCGTGACCGGGCCTTCGGCCCGCTTCCCGATGACTTCCCGGCCGACGCGCTCGCCGTCTCGTTCTTCTTCGATCCGAGTGTACGCTGA
- a CDS encoding OmpA family protein, whose protein sequence is MRLSHRFAPILLVALLATACSGNPEPEPVPPPPPPPPPPAVDDSEQREAAAARLCDQAMAAMEEGDFTTARELLERAVSDYPGTTCAESAPANIERAMAGEAIVARIHFDYNESAITDAAAAILQSKADALRDRSDIRLRVEGHCDERGSLEYNQALGLRRAQAAVDYLSSLGLDADRFDVVTFGEEMPLARGSNESAWRQNRRGEFVITDGDI, encoded by the coding sequence ATGCGGCTGAGCCACCGATTCGCTCCAATTCTTCTCGTTGCGCTTCTGGCGACGGCGTGTAGCGGCAACCCGGAACCGGAGCCGGTGCCCCCGCCGCCCCCGCCCCCGCCGCCCCCGGCCGTGGATGACAGCGAGCAGCGCGAGGCCGCCGCGGCCCGGCTCTGCGATCAAGCGATGGCGGCCATGGAGGAGGGAGACTTCACGACCGCGCGCGAATTGCTCGAGCGGGCGGTAAGCGACTATCCCGGTACGACGTGCGCGGAGTCCGCGCCCGCGAACATCGAGCGCGCGATGGCGGGCGAGGCGATCGTTGCGCGGATTCACTTCGACTACAACGAATCCGCCATCACCGACGCCGCCGCCGCGATTCTGCAGAGCAAGGCCGACGCGCTGCGGGATCGGTCCGACATCCGCCTCCGGGTCGAGGGCCATTGCGACGAGAGGGGCTCCCTGGAGTACAACCAGGCGCTCGGTCTGAGGAGGGCTCAGGCCGCGGTCGACTATCTCTCCAGCCTGGGGCTGGACGCCGACCGCTTCGATGTCGTGACGTTCGGGGAGGAGATGCCGCTGGCGCGGGGGAGCAACGAGTCGGCGTGGCGGCAGAATCGTCGCGGTGAGTTCGTCATCACGGACGGAGATATCTAG
- a CDS encoding tetratricopeptide repeat protein, which produces MRNAAVAVLLGVAAAACASRGDVETMGDALRDDIAGLAEGQLRLAEAVQADLESFESSSERRETTGRGELERLLGRLEGLFEQLIEMSAQNNQLLNDIYEHQRRVGSPSPMGFPGPAGAGPPAAGPVAAESNPDASAGSGSDEASQFYALALDMYQRGNLQTARDAFRDFIAVYGSHEFAPDAQYWVARTYEDAEDPGGALEEYRRLTELYPDSSRAPAALFRRAMIEAGRGNTAVARRLFAQIESGYPNSPEAPEARREREKLGG; this is translated from the coding sequence ATGCGAAATGCGGCGGTCGCCGTGCTGTTGGGCGTTGCGGCCGCCGCCTGCGCGTCCAGGGGCGATGTCGAGACGATGGGCGACGCCCTGCGGGACGATATCGCAGGTCTCGCCGAGGGACAGCTCCGGCTGGCCGAGGCGGTGCAGGCGGACCTGGAATCGTTCGAAAGTTCGAGCGAGCGCCGGGAGACGACGGGTCGGGGTGAACTCGAACGGCTGCTCGGGCGGCTCGAGGGTCTCTTCGAGCAGCTCATCGAGATGTCCGCCCAGAACAACCAGTTGCTCAACGACATCTACGAGCATCAGCGCCGCGTGGGCTCCCCTTCGCCGATGGGCTTCCCCGGACCGGCTGGCGCGGGCCCACCCGCCGCCGGGCCGGTTGCCGCCGAATCGAACCCCGACGCCTCCGCCGGGTCCGGGTCCGACGAGGCATCGCAGTTCTACGCGTTGGCGCTCGATATGTACCAGCGCGGCAACCTCCAGACCGCGCGCGATGCGTTCCGCGATTTTATCGCCGTCTACGGCAGCCACGAGTTCGCGCCCGATGCCCAGTACTGGGTGGCGCGCACCTATGAGGATGCGGAGGATCCCGGCGGAGCGCTCGAGGAGTACCGTCGGCTGACGGAACTCTATCCGGATTCGAGCCGGGCTCCCGCGGCGCTCTTTCGCCGAGCGATGATCGAGGCGGGACGGGGCAACACGGCGGTGGCGAGGCGGTTGTTCGCCCAGATTGAGAGCGGCTATCCGAACAGCCCCGAGGCGCCGGAGGCCCGCCGGGAACGCGAGAAGCTGGGCGGCTAG
- the nrdR gene encoding transcriptional regulator NrdR, with protein MQCPGCNHLEARVVDSRTSRGGRATRRRRECLSCGERFTTYEQVEEEPLLVMKKDGGSETYDRGKLLASIRVACAKRPVSNRDIEFLVDEVEEQLAAADQRDVASLRLGELVMERLRALDQVAYVRFASVYRNFQDTTEFMEEVRELLLRAGHTAAGQVDLFSSGGDQGR; from the coding sequence GTGCAGTGTCCCGGCTGTAACCACCTGGAGGCTCGGGTCGTCGACTCCCGCACGAGTCGCGGCGGTCGGGCCACTCGCCGCCGGCGCGAGTGCCTCTCCTGCGGCGAACGCTTCACGACCTACGAGCAGGTCGAGGAAGAGCCTCTGCTCGTCATGAAGAAGGACGGCGGCTCGGAGACCTACGATCGCGGCAAGCTCCTCGCCTCCATCCGCGTCGCCTGCGCGAAGCGGCCCGTATCGAACCGCGACATCGAGTTCCTCGTCGATGAAGTCGAGGAACAACTGGCGGCTGCCGACCAGCGGGACGTCGCGAGCCTTCGGTTGGGAGAGCTCGTCATGGAGCGGCTCCGCGCCCTGGACCAGGTCGCGTACGTGCGCTTCGCCAGCGTGTATCGGAACTTCCAGGACACGACGGAGTTCATGGAGGAAGTGCGGGAACTGCTGCTGCGCGCGGGACACACCGCGGCCGGGCAGGTCGATCTGTTCTCATCAGGAGGTGACCAGGGCCGATGA
- the tatC gene encoding twin-arginine translocase subunit TatC — MRLRRQTQAETDQAEMPFLDHLDELRTRLIRALLALLVGMIIGLVAVTQWDVLGIVQRPIADLLPGEALNYSSVTTPFVIILKLGFIVGLLAAFPYLAWQAWGFLSPALYESERKFAIPAIASGTILFIAGISMAYFLVLPLGLRILLNFFSGELNPVIMINEYLTFAVRLILAFGLIFELPVVLVFLSLLGIVTPEGLAKYRRHAIVVMAVVSAFLTPADPYTMLAMMLPMMFLYEISVIMTRVLRRRRQETERASGEGSSA; from the coding sequence ATGAGGCTGCGGCGACAGACCCAGGCGGAGACCGATCAGGCGGAGATGCCCTTCCTGGATCACCTGGATGAGCTTCGCACGCGACTGATCCGCGCGCTCCTCGCGCTCCTCGTCGGCATGATCATCGGGCTCGTGGCCGTGACGCAGTGGGACGTGCTCGGCATCGTCCAGCGACCCATCGCGGACCTCCTCCCGGGTGAGGCCCTCAACTACTCCAGTGTGACGACTCCGTTCGTCATCATCCTCAAGCTCGGCTTTATCGTGGGCCTCCTCGCGGCCTTCCCCTACCTCGCCTGGCAGGCCTGGGGGTTCCTCTCGCCAGCCCTGTACGAGAGCGAGCGCAAGTTCGCCATCCCGGCGATCGCCTCGGGAACCATCCTCTTCATCGCCGGCATCTCAATGGCGTATTTCCTGGTCCTGCCGCTCGGGCTCAGGATCCTGCTGAACTTCTTCAGCGGGGAACTCAACCCCGTCATCATGATCAACGAGTATCTGACTTTCGCCGTCCGGTTGATCCTGGCGTTCGGGCTCATCTTTGAGTTGCCGGTCGTGCTCGTCTTCCTGTCGCTGCTCGGAATCGTGACGCCGGAAGGGCTCGCGAAGTACCGACGGCACGCGATCGTCGTAATGGCCGTCGTCTCGGCGTTCCTCACGCCCGCCGACCCTTACACGATGCTCGCAATGATGCTGCCGATGATGTTTCTCTACGAGATTTCGGTGATCATGACCCGCGTGCTTCGCCGGCGTCGCCAGGAGACGGAGCGGGCCTCGGGGGAAGGAAGCTCCGCCTGA
- a CDS encoding putative LPS assembly protein LptD codes for MVVGRDSVRQDSTARDTLDLPEADSAAVEDSAAAGDSAAAAGDSAAVGDSSAAAVPALPDSAAADTLDAGPTDPPFPQQDDIFGQLLGEPGYQVVQYQGRGVELEVDRQRVQLNREAQVMYEQSTIDADTITYEAGLQFVRGCGNISLTGEGENVISDECLNYDVSATKGTVVDARTSFAQQGADWFIRGLMTMRGSGTAFVETGNFTSCDLEEPHYYFRAGQIKVVSDDIVVAWPVTLYIQNVPVAWLPFFAQDIREERRSGFLPPRFGFNDVVASSSNARRSITDFGYYFAFNDFMDAQATADWFSGRFTRLNGAVRYRSIKKFFRGNVIASYSFGNEKTLQFQMRHNHELTPVTDIRVNANFISNTTVFERQTFDPTVQTQRIASDVGVQHRFPFASVNLSGSRRQDLGAQKGRTDLTLPKLQMTFSPLTLFRAPSNRSGPFNNIVVNGGFSASRLDRTQEESDGKRTEVASANSAVRIGSFGVSGRTNFNRNTVLPFQPMPGADTTASAASGSVSKLDYGAQAEYQIDLIGSTTLRPTLSVDASRFQSDDTNGEFITAPTRLRFGAAVSTDLYGFLPGVGPFERIRHKVSPRFHYDYSPAVEASDSLLSIPGFPVSNSKEENRLRVTLNQTFEAKLREEVELDPEAEALLEGRSLEADSTGQEPGAATAEADSLAAAGDSAGVQAPETESAEEDPAEAGQGPADAGQEAASVTGPDTGDPDAPRRAQPRRNVVLLGINSSPLTFDWSRENESPLTTDRWSHRINSDLLRGLSLNMSLDLFEGTGQDRTFAPILSSLTGSFTFSSASGLGGLLGLGGGGGGGGADPQNRLRNAADSRYRLQSFDENPDPADPGVRGGGPWTLALTYSLQRGREDQSSQDRQSLNAVLSLNPSPSWRLAWRTTYNLTEKEFGEHLITLDRSLHRWIATFMFARSPNGNFIFQMSVSLQDAPDLKFDYDQQTQDGQRGFGSGGLGPGRF; via the coding sequence GTGGTCGTGGGGCGGGACTCCGTGCGGCAGGACTCGACGGCCCGGGATACGCTGGACCTCCCGGAAGCCGACTCCGCTGCGGTCGAAGATTCCGCGGCGGCTGGCGACTCCGCCGCTGCGGCCGGCGACTCGGCCGCAGTCGGTGACTCGAGCGCCGCCGCGGTCCCGGCGCTTCCGGACTCGGCCGCCGCGGACACCCTCGATGCCGGTCCGACGGACCCGCCGTTCCCTCAACAGGACGACATCTTCGGGCAACTCCTCGGGGAGCCCGGCTATCAGGTCGTCCAATACCAGGGGCGTGGGGTCGAGCTGGAGGTCGACCGGCAGCGCGTGCAACTCAATCGAGAGGCACAGGTGATGTACGAGCAGTCCACGATCGATGCGGACACCATCACCTACGAGGCGGGTCTGCAGTTCGTGCGGGGCTGCGGCAACATCTCGCTCACCGGAGAAGGGGAGAACGTCATCTCGGACGAGTGTCTGAACTACGACGTCTCCGCCACCAAGGGCACCGTGGTCGATGCGCGAACCTCGTTTGCGCAGCAGGGCGCCGATTGGTTCATCAGGGGGCTCATGACCATGCGGGGCTCCGGCACCGCCTTCGTCGAGACCGGAAACTTCACGTCGTGCGATCTCGAGGAACCGCACTACTACTTCCGCGCCGGACAGATCAAGGTCGTCTCGGACGACATCGTCGTAGCGTGGCCCGTGACCCTCTACATCCAGAACGTGCCCGTCGCCTGGCTTCCCTTCTTCGCGCAGGACATTCGGGAGGAGCGCAGAAGCGGCTTTCTGCCGCCCCGCTTCGGATTCAACGATGTCGTCGCGTCCTCCAGCAATGCCCGCCGGAGCATCACCGACTTCGGGTATTACTTCGCGTTCAACGATTTCATGGACGCGCAGGCGACGGCCGACTGGTTCAGCGGGCGCTTCACCCGCCTCAACGGAGCCGTCCGATACCGCTCGATCAAGAAGTTCTTCCGCGGCAATGTCATCGCGAGCTACAGTTTCGGGAACGAGAAGACGCTGCAGTTCCAGATGCGCCACAATCACGAGTTGACCCCCGTCACGGACATACGGGTCAACGCCAACTTCATCTCGAACACCACCGTCTTCGAACGTCAGACCTTCGACCCGACGGTACAGACGCAACGAATCGCGTCGGATGTAGGAGTCCAGCACCGATTCCCCTTCGCATCCGTCAACCTGAGCGGAAGCCGGCGCCAGGACCTGGGGGCGCAGAAGGGGCGGACGGACCTCACGCTGCCCAAGCTTCAGATGACCTTCTCGCCCCTGACCCTCTTCCGCGCGCCCAGCAACCGCAGCGGGCCGTTCAACAATATCGTCGTCAACGGCGGCTTCTCCGCTTCGCGCCTCGACCGGACCCAGGAAGAGAGCGACGGCAAGAGAACCGAAGTTGCGTCCGCGAACAGTGCCGTCCGCATCGGCTCCTTCGGAGTCAGTGGGCGGACGAACTTCAACCGCAACACGGTACTTCCGTTCCAGCCGATGCCCGGCGCCGACACCACGGCGTCCGCGGCGTCCGGGAGCGTTTCGAAACTGGACTACGGAGCGCAGGCGGAATACCAGATCGACCTCATCGGGAGCACGACGCTTCGCCCGACGCTGAGCGTGGACGCGAGCCGGTTTCAGTCGGACGATACGAACGGCGAGTTCATCACCGCGCCGACGCGTCTCCGCTTCGGAGCCGCGGTGTCCACCGATCTCTACGGGTTTTTGCCCGGCGTCGGCCCGTTCGAGCGGATCCGCCACAAGGTCTCGCCGCGCTTTCACTACGACTATTCACCGGCTGTGGAAGCCTCCGATTCCCTGCTTTCGATCCCCGGCTTTCCGGTGTCGAATTCCAAGGAGGAGAACCGGCTTCGCGTCACCCTGAACCAGACGTTTGAAGCCAAGCTGCGGGAGGAAGTCGAGCTCGACCCCGAAGCGGAGGCGCTGCTGGAGGGCCGCTCGCTCGAGGCGGACTCGACCGGCCAGGAGCCCGGCGCGGCCACGGCCGAGGCGGATTCGCTCGCGGCGGCCGGCGATTCGGCCGGCGTTCAGGCGCCGGAGACCGAATCGGCCGAAGAGGATCCCGCCGAAGCGGGCCAGGGACCGGCGGACGCCGGGCAGGAGGCGGCGTCCGTCACCGGGCCGGACACGGGGGACCCCGATGCGCCGCGTCGCGCGCAGCCACGCCGGAACGTCGTCCTCCTGGGAATCAATTCGAGTCCGCTCACCTTCGACTGGTCGCGCGAGAACGAGTCGCCGTTGACGACGGACCGCTGGTCGCACCGCATCAACTCGGATCTGCTGAGGGGACTGTCGCTGAACATGTCTCTCGACCTGTTCGAGGGCACGGGGCAGGATCGGACCTTCGCCCCCATCCTGTCGAGCCTGACGGGCAGCTTCACGTTCAGTTCGGCCAGCGGTCTCGGCGGGTTGCTCGGACTGGGCGGCGGGGGTGGAGGGGGTGGAGCCGATCCCCAGAATCGTCTGCGCAACGCGGCGGATTCCCGATACCGGCTGCAGAGTTTCGACGAGAATCCGGATCCGGCGGATCCCGGCGTGCGAGGGGGCGGCCCGTGGACGCTCGCGTTGACCTATTCGCTTCAGCGCGGCCGGGAGGACCAGAGTTCGCAGGACCGACAGTCGCTCAACGCGGTCCTTTCGCTCAATCCGTCGCCGAGCTGGCGTCTCGCCTGGCGGACGACCTACAACCTCACCGAAAAGGAATTCGGAGAGCACCTCATCACGCTCGACCGCTCCCTGCACCGTTGGATCGCGACCTTCATGTTCGCCCGCTCGCCCAACGGGAACTTCATCTTCCAGATGAGCGTCAGCCTCCAGGATGCGCCCGATCTCAAGTTCGACTACGACCAGCAGACGCAGGACGGCCAGCGCGGTTTCGGTTCCGGCGGGCTGGGCCCCGGGCGCTTTTGA
- a CDS encoding polyprenyl synthetase family protein, whose translation MLPTTAIDLEQVRLPVADRLLAVERELRGMAPSGFEALDEVGDYLFARSGKLLRPTLLLLANGVGGRSSPDAVKLGAIVELLHVATLVHDDAVDHSARRRGRPTVNHRWTHQVAIIAGDYLYSRAVIEVVALGRLEQVALLAHTANRMTIGEMRQLVLHDGLDFTREDYERLCEHKTASLMSAACELGTLSGAPQYRDALRGYGHHLGMAFQIVDDLLDYSSSTRVMGKPRGQDLQEHKVTLPLIAALPKMEWGERRAVEELFSDPEPSPEAVQEIVDLVEAHGGVETAREEARSRADQARDQLRHLPASPCLDALSLAVDYVVERVR comes from the coding sequence ATGCTCCCGACCACCGCCATCGATCTGGAACAAGTCCGCCTGCCCGTAGCGGATCGGCTCCTTGCCGTCGAGCGCGAGCTCCGCGGGATGGCGCCATCGGGATTCGAAGCCCTCGACGAAGTGGGCGACTACCTGTTTGCGCGGTCCGGGAAGCTCCTTCGGCCGACCCTGCTCCTCCTCGCCAACGGCGTTGGAGGGCGTTCCTCCCCGGATGCCGTGAAACTGGGGGCCATCGTCGAACTGCTGCATGTGGCGACTCTCGTGCACGACGATGCGGTCGATCACTCCGCGAGGCGAAGAGGCCGGCCCACCGTCAACCATCGCTGGACGCACCAGGTCGCGATCATCGCGGGAGACTACCTCTATTCGCGCGCGGTCATCGAGGTCGTTGCGCTCGGAAGGCTCGAGCAGGTCGCCCTCCTCGCCCACACCGCGAACCGCATGACGATCGGGGAAATGCGGCAGCTCGTACTCCACGATGGCCTCGACTTCACGCGCGAGGACTACGAGAGGCTGTGCGAACACAAGACGGCGTCTCTGATGTCCGCGGCGTGCGAACTCGGGACGCTGTCGGGAGCGCCGCAATATCGGGACGCCCTGCGCGGGTATGGCCATCATCTGGGGATGGCGTTCCAGATCGTCGACGATCTCCTCGACTATTCATCGTCGACTCGCGTGATGGGCAAGCCGCGCGGGCAGGACCTGCAGGAACACAAGGTAACGTTGCCCCTGATCGCCGCTCTGCCCAAGATGGAGTGGGGGGAGCGACGCGCTGTCGAAGAGCTTTTTTCGGACCCGGAGCCCTCCCCGGAAGCCGTGCAGGAGATCGTGGATCTCGTCGAAGCGCATGGAGGCGTGGAGACGGCTCGCGAGGAAGCGCGGTCGCGGGCGGACCAGGCACGGGACCAGCTCCGGCACCTGCCGGCGAGCCCGTGCCTCGATGCACTGAGCCTGGCAGTGGACTACGTAGTCGAGAGAGTACGGTAG
- a CDS encoding DUF4321 domain-containing protein — protein MNFGSRRHRSPIRLVLIIAGGFVLGGLLTELATVTLPPSAARQFFVTTVAASLQPLAFDLKVLAFTLGPIVLRLNVLSVVGVVLVAWFARSLL, from the coding sequence GTGAACTTCGGAAGCAGACGCCATCGTTCCCCGATACGCCTGGTCCTCATCATCGCGGGGGGATTCGTGCTCGGGGGGCTGCTCACCGAACTCGCGACGGTTACGTTGCCCCCGTCAGCGGCGCGTCAGTTTTTTGTTACAACGGTCGCGGCTTCACTGCAGCCGCTTGCATTCGATCTCAAGGTGCTCGCATTCACGCTGGGGCCGATCGTCCTGCGCCTGAACGTGTTGAGCGTCGTCGGGGTCGTGCTCGTCGCCTGGTTCGCCCGGTCGCTTCTCTGA
- a CDS encoding twin-arginine translocase TatA/TatE family subunit, translating to MFGLSPWELLLVFLAILLLFGAKRLPEIGSSLGRGIREFKGSIKEVEGDVRAEITGDTAPPSTASTTQEPAQARPANTES from the coding sequence ATGTTCGGTCTGAGCCCATGGGAGTTGCTGCTCGTATTCCTCGCTATCCTGCTACTCTTCGGCGCGAAGCGGCTTCCCGAGATCGGGAGTTCTCTCGGCCGGGGGATCCGTGAGTTCAAGGGCTCGATCAAGGAGGTCGAGGGCGATGTGCGGGCCGAGATCACGGGGGACACCGCGCCTCCATCGACCGCCTCCACCACCCAGGAGCCCGCGCAGGCCCGCCCCGCCAATACGGAAAGCTAG
- a CDS encoding peptidyl-prolyl cis-trans isomerase has translation MRKMRGSASLVMGIMAAAFVGWLVFDGINAMQGGNLGGQINPVVGQVGGQDIRYNEWNIFLQNQLAVSRAADRGMTDEDVRVVTERAWESLISATLIQAELDRLGVSVTDAEVRQAFFTQPPQEMLSYPGFQTDGRFDIDKYRRFFTDPATDETQLLQIEGYYRSILPRAKLQTLVQSGIYVSEEEAWRFYRDTNEQARVRFVRIDPAQTVADSQVSVSEDEIRRVYDERVDELIRPASARVNMVSISLRPSVADSLAARERAAALADRVRGGEDFAEVAMAESADSISGVEGGFMGKRPTGAFDPRLIDAAADAPLGRVTDPVETPFGLHVLQVDERTADSLALRQIYVPFEISGATEDSVFTLLDDLEDLALRTDLTTAGDSLGVTIRTDVQLLDGVDFIPGAGQLGVAREWALGPESEIGDLSDSFENPSGFHLIELLGRRDESTIPFEEAGIGIRAELLVEKKKERAAELAGGLLDAVAAGSSLDEAAEELGWSVEETELFRRGDFVPGLGQGTEAVGFGFGAGVGEFSGVLDAGDAVVVVEVLEREEATRNGFEEVRDAVLGQLSFERSQQYVQKWLAALREDTVVEDHRERLLLQQEAQPMIPGF, from the coding sequence ATGCGGAAGATGCGCGGCAGCGCGAGCCTCGTGATGGGCATCATGGCCGCGGCCTTCGTGGGCTGGCTGGTGTTCGACGGGATCAACGCGATGCAGGGAGGGAACCTCGGCGGGCAGATCAACCCCGTCGTGGGGCAGGTCGGAGGACAGGACATCCGCTACAACGAGTGGAATATCTTCCTCCAGAACCAGCTCGCGGTGAGCCGCGCGGCCGATCGCGGCATGACGGACGAGGATGTTCGCGTCGTGACCGAACGGGCCTGGGAGAGCCTGATCAGCGCGACGCTGATCCAGGCGGAGCTGGATCGGCTCGGGGTCAGCGTGACCGATGCGGAGGTTCGGCAGGCATTTTTTACGCAGCCACCGCAGGAGATGTTGAGCTACCCCGGGTTCCAGACGGACGGGCGGTTCGACATCGACAAGTACCGCCGGTTCTTCACGGACCCGGCGACGGATGAGACGCAACTGCTGCAGATCGAGGGCTACTACCGCTCCATCCTTCCGCGCGCGAAGCTGCAGACGCTCGTCCAGAGCGGCATCTACGTGTCCGAGGAAGAAGCGTGGCGGTTCTATCGGGACACGAACGAGCAGGCCCGCGTCCGCTTCGTGCGGATCGACCCGGCCCAGACCGTGGCCGACTCCCAGGTCTCCGTTTCGGAGGACGAGATCCGGCGGGTCTATGACGAACGCGTGGATGAGCTCATCCGGCCCGCCAGCGCCCGCGTGAACATGGTCAGCATCTCACTCCGACCTTCCGTCGCCGACTCGCTCGCCGCCCGCGAACGGGCCGCCGCCCTTGCGGACCGCGTGCGGGGAGGCGAGGACTTCGCGGAGGTGGCGATGGCCGAGTCCGCGGACTCCATCTCCGGCGTCGAGGGTGGTTTCATGGGCAAACGTCCGACGGGCGCCTTCGACCCGCGACTCATCGATGCCGCCGCGGACGCCCCGCTGGGACGGGTCACGGATCCGGTCGAGACGCCGTTCGGGCTGCACGTCCTGCAGGTCGACGAGCGGACGGCCGACTCTCTGGCGCTGCGCCAGATCTACGTTCCGTTCGAGATTTCCGGCGCCACCGAGGATTCGGTCTTCACGCTCCTCGACGACTTGGAGGATCTTGCGCTGCGTACGGATCTCACGACCGCCGGCGACTCCCTGGGAGTGACGATCCGCACCGACGTTCAACTCCTGGACGGCGTGGATTTCATTCCGGGCGCGGGCCAGCTGGGGGTGGCGCGGGAGTGGGCCCTCGGCCCCGAGAGCGAGATCGGGGACCTGTCCGATTCATTCGAGAACCCGTCGGGGTTCCACCTGATCGAGCTTCTCGGACGACGGGACGAGAGCACGATTCCGTTCGAGGAAGCCGGAATCGGGATTCGCGCGGAACTGCTCGTGGAGAAGAAGAAGGAACGGGCCGCGGAACTGGCCGGCGGTCTGCTCGACGCGGTCGCGGCCGGGAGTTCTCTCGACGAGGCGGCGGAGGAACTCGGATGGTCGGTCGAGGAGACCGAGCTATTCCGCCGAGGCGATTTCGTCCCGGGACTCGGTCAGGGCACGGAGGCGGTCGGCTTCGGATTCGGGGCCGGCGTCGGCGAGTTCAGCGGCGTGCTCGACGCCGGTGACGCGGTGGTCGTCGTGGAGGTCCTGGAGCGTGAAGAGGCCACGCGGAACGGGTTCGAGGAGGTCAGGGATGCCGTGCTGGGGCAATTGAGCTTCGAGCGTTCCCAGCAGTACGTGCAGAAGTGGCTGGCTGCGCTTCGCGAAGACACGGTCGTCGAGGATCACCGCGAGAGGCTCCTCCTGCAGCAGGAGGCCCAGCCGATGATTCCGGGCTTCTGA
- a CDS encoding tetratricopeptide repeat protein, whose translation MRQHPYYLDARLLHARVLLELGSDEAARIEFEHILTLDPENPLACMALGVERVETTAGGSGDAASADDWLETLDEVWRDDEADARTASRGGETGAAPVPAKGIETSTLAGLYASQGLFDRAIAVYEQMLSNHPDNADLIAALADMRRRAEEAKEQPSRRPQATSTGTPREVLSAPEGTEAADPASVPESIGEQLRRILDGEAPAGSD comes from the coding sequence TTGAGGCAACACCCGTACTATCTGGACGCGCGCCTGCTCCACGCCCGCGTGCTGCTCGAACTCGGTAGCGACGAGGCCGCGCGGATCGAATTCGAGCACATCCTGACGCTCGATCCGGAGAACCCTCTCGCCTGCATGGCGTTGGGCGTCGAGCGCGTCGAAACGACAGCGGGCGGTTCCGGCGACGCCGCTTCGGCGGACGACTGGCTGGAGACGCTCGACGAAGTGTGGCGGGACGATGAAGCCGACGCACGGACCGCTTCGCGGGGCGGCGAGACGGGCGCCGCACCCGTTCCCGCGAAAGGCATCGAAACCTCGACGCTGGCCGGGCTGTACGCGAGCCAGGGCCTCTTCGACCGTGCCATCGCCGTGTACGAGCAGATGCTCTCGAACCACCCGGACAACGCCGATCTCATCGCCGCGCTCGCCGATATGCGTCGCCGTGCGGAGGAGGCGAAGGAACAGCCCTCCCGTCGCCCTCAGGCTACGTCGACCGGAACGCCTCGGGAGGTCCTGTCCGCGCCGGAGGGGACGGAGGCGGCGGACCCGGCCTCCGTCCCCGAGTCGATCGGCGAGCAGCTTCGTCGAATCCTCGACGGCGAAGCTCCCGCGGGATCGGACTGA